The genomic stretch aaaaaaaggaaaaagaatttaGCATTGCCAAATTCTAAGTGGTTACACCACAAGAATTAATGGTCAAGAATGACGCATATGATGGAGCCAATTTCGAATTTGATGGACAGAAATGAATCCAAATTAAGCCTTGGTATTGACGAAGACCGAAAGGAAAGTTTACGACATTGGTGGGCTATGCTGAATGGAATTTAACTTCTTCCAACAAATTGTCTCTGGTTGACATCCGAGAAGAGAGTGAAATCCCTACCTTCTTGGGTCACCAAAGAGGGATTAAGGTCACTTTCAGGCTCAATACTCTATAAATACCAAGCTCCCCAACTCAAAAAACTCACCAACTTCAATCAATCCTACTACTCCTCTTCCCATACTCTTAATTCCttagatcatcatcatcatgggtGTTTTCAATTACGAGGTCGAGACCCCCTCCGTTATCCCAGCGGCAAGGCTGTTCAAGTCCTATGTCCTTGATGGCGATAAGCTCATCCCAAAGGTTGCACCTCAAGCTATTACCAGCGTTGAAAACGTTGGAGGAAATGGAGGGCCTGGAACCATCAAGAATATCACCTTTGGCGAAGGTTAATTTAATTACATtctatccatatatatattctccatCGATCGCATCATTCATTTAACTTGTGGTATTTTCTATATCCTTCAGGCAGCCGTTACAAGTACGTGAAGGAGAGGGTTGATGAGGTTGACAACACAAACTTCAAATATAGCTACACCGTGATCGAGGGTGATGTCCTGGGTGACAAGCTGGAGAAGGTCTGCAGCGAGCTGAAGATAGTGGCAGCCCCTGGTGGGGGATCCATCTTGAAGATCAGCAGCAAGTTCCACGCCAAAGGCGACCATGAGATTAATGCAGAGGAGATGAAGGGTGCCAAAGAAATGGCCGAGAAACTTTTAAGGGCGGTTGAGACCTACCTATTGGCACACTCTGCTGAATACAACTAAATATCGTCTTGTGTCTTCGCCCAATAATAACTTGTACGTggctttcatgtttttttttttaaaactttgttTACTTGCTAATAAAGGAGCTTGCGGTTGTGTTCATCTGCTTGCTGAAATCGATGTTGTAACTCGGAAGAATGCAAACTGAATGTTGTATTACTTTTTGCATATATACAAATAATGGAAAGGATAACATCATTGAAGTTCAAAGTTTTGAATGATTGAAATTTACTGAAGAGATTATGATGTCTGActtccaatttattttattattttattatttttattttatgtttttaaggaaaggGTTACATGAATTAAGACATGAAAAAGAGGGGTGGACCCCCCAACAAGAagcccaaatcaaaaaattaagtaCAAAAAGTACATACAAATAGTAAgaaaagagccaaaaaaaaaattatatagtcCAATTTAAGTGAGCTTAAATGGGTGTATTAATTGAAAGTGTAtcagtccccaagaggtagctcaatcggcttgGACCATACTTAataaagtgaaggtcactagttcgaatctccctcccccctcttgtgcacacatgtcaaaaaaataaaaaataaaaattaaaagtgtatCAATGAGTGGATGTCTTGATAGGACGAGAAGTCTTGAAAAGTTATAACGGTTGGTCTTGGAGAAAAAAAGTACATACATATGCTTGATAGACCCGATATGTTATTCATGCACACTTAAAGTATTGTGTTTCCCCTCTAGAAAGAGAATTTGTTCTCTtcacttaaatttttggaaaaaatgtaaaattagtcattatgGTTTACCTAATTTACAAATAAGCTTAGTGTGGtatcaaaatgttttgaaagaTCCCTgtcatatgcataaataacataTGAATTCATGCAGTCTAATTCCTTCAAAAAAACTTGATAGATTTGGTTAATGTACCACGTcattagagccaataaaattacGGCACTTGTCACTAGCtcataataaaaagtaaataaattaaaattttatatagaCCGACCATGAGGGTTGCCGGCGacaccattctttttttttttttttttttttcaaaaagtactccttttaatgttttcaatagttttaattttttaggttttaatttttaatttttatttttaatgaggCATTTGGCTGTTGGTAATTTTTTATTCGTTTGACATCGATTTATGTTAACTTTTTGGACGGAAGATGGACAATGTATCATCTCTGTTTTTAGCCATACTTGAGGTACCATCTAcgatacaaattgaaatttaggtgaaaaaaataaaatttgtaaaccCTAAGGGGTAAAAAGACATTTcatgcaataaaaaataatattacatgCTGTACATATCAACGACAATTGATATGGGTCATCGCTGATAGTCAAGATGGCCCAAAACCTTCATCTCTGATTTCTTATTCATCAAAGACGAGAAATTTGTGTCATAACTGATAGTTATATTATTAGCGATGATTCAAAACAGTCATCACTAATACCCTAACTATTAGAGATGATGACAATTTTAGTCGTTGCTCATTGTTCGATTATTAGTGACAACCCAAATATATCGTCACCGGTACcctttgtgaagaaaaaaagaaggaaagaaaaggcTTGTGTGTAATACTTATCAACAATGACTACTTTGAGTTGTCGCTAATAGTTATATTATTAATGACGACCCAAATCTGtatttaaatttcataaactggtttttgagtttgagtttcgCATTCTCAAACTGTCAGATCAGCTCTGGAGTTTGTTGGACGTTAATTGGAGGTCGCTGGAAGTTGCCGACCTTCTTCGACTATCCGTCACACATTTTTCTTAGGAGCCAAaagatgaaaattattttttgagaaatcattttttgttggaaaacaaaCTAAACCCAAATGCAATACTTATCAGCGACGACTGTTATAGGtcattattaatatatatatatatatataaaagtgatcCCCTGGTCTTGTGATGTTCTATATTATCCCAACATCGCTACATTTTGGATATTTTGAAGCGAACAAAAATGTCTGAGGTAAAAATGGCAACCTCCCTCATGGCCACCTCCATGGATCTCTCTGCATTTGAAGGTACTTTGTTTCATGACCCAACATTATATCGTAACACTGTTGGAGCTCTCCAATATTTATAAATTACGCACACCAACATCTCTTTCAGTGTGAACAAACTATCTCAATTTATGCACAAACCCACAGACATCCATTGGCAATCTGTCAAGCACCTGCTTCGGTACCAAAAGCACACAATTCAGCTTGGTCTCCGATTTCCTAGTTCACCTTCAAACTCCATCTAAGCCTACtcagatgctgattgggctATGATGCAGGAAACAATTCGcaaaactattattttaattatgcatgtgttttaattttcctttgTAATAAGGATTAGGTTTTCCCTTTTCCATTAGGATtatattttcgttttttaaaaaggattgagtctttccttttctattaggatttgttttccttttcctattatgatttattttcaaattatgttggtttttccttttccttgttaatttaggaggtgcgtagcctatataaaggcatcaaGTCTTAGTTATTTTTAGAATTCagtttatattatcaatttattttaagcCTTCCAGAaatatttctctgtttgcttatttggtgCACTTAGGGACTTTcacttccctatttgttattttctctcttcttaaattcccttttcaatcttcaattcttagtttttgCTGTtattatacgctgtcagaacaatcttagttctgccTAGCGTCAGGCTAGCAATCGGGACGATCATCGCTCCACAAGTGTAAAGTCACCAAAACTAACATTGACCAGCCTGGCAGGGTTAGTGGCAATTACCCCAATTTAATCAATTGGTGGCTGAATAGGGGATCACCCTCTAAGCATCATCAAAGTTAATGCATACGAAGGTGAAGTAATATGAGAAATCTATTAATCATTACAGGtacaagtataatcctcaaattaaagACTTGGAGAAACTAATAATATaaggcaaacctgataacaacatAAGATCTTAAAGCAAAGTTTGTCGTGGCAACTATAACACTCTTGGATTCTAgaaacaagctccttataagagtaataaccgcgtaagtctaacgactgaataagtaaacctcacaatggaTTATGATGTGAGCCCAATTGTCAAGCAGAAATAAACGTACAG from Corylus avellana chromosome ca1, CavTom2PMs-1.0 encodes the following:
- the LOC132191316 gene encoding major pollen allergen Cor a 1 isoforms 5, 6, 11 and 16-like translates to MGVFNYEVETPSVIPAARLFKSYVLDGDKLIPKVAPQAITSVENVGGNGGPGTIKNITFGEGSRYKYVKERVDEVDNTNFKYSYTVIEGDVLGDKLEKVCSELKIVAAPGGGSILKISSKFHAKGDHEINAEEMKGAKEMAEKLLRAVETYLLAHSAEYN